The Oncorhynchus clarkii lewisi isolate Uvic-CL-2024 chromosome 20, UVic_Ocla_1.0, whole genome shotgun sequence nucleotide sequence tgggtgaattttggcccattcctcctgacagagctgctgtaactgagtcaggtttgtaggcctccttgctcacacatactttttctataggattgaggtcagggctttctgatgtccactccaataccttgactttgagtCCTTCGGCCATttggccacaactttggaagtatgcttggggtcattgtccatttggaagactcatttgcgaccaagctttaacttcctgactgatgtcttgagatgttgcttcaatatatccacatcattttcctccctcatggtgccatctattttgtgaacagttctatttttgtttgatcagaccagaggacatctctccaaaaagtacgatctttgtcccatgtgcagttgcaaaccgtagtctggcttttttatggtggttttggagcagtggcttcttccttgctgagcggcctttcctgTTGTCGATATAGaattagttttactgtggatatagatacttttgtacctgtttcctccagcatcttcaaaagatcctttgctgctgttctgggattgatttgcaccaaagtacgttcatctattggagacagaacgggtctccttcctgagcggtatgacggctgcctggtcccatggtgtttatgcttgcttactattgtttgtacagatgaacgtggtaccttcaggtgtttggaaattgctccccaaggatgaaccagatttgtggaggtctacaattgtttttctgaggtcttggctgatttcttttgattttcccatgatgtcaagcaaataggcactgattttgaaggtaggccttgaaatacatccacaggtacacctccaattgactcaaatgatgtcagttagtctatcagaagcttctaaagccatgacaccattttctggaattttccaagctgttgaaaggcacagtcaacttagtgtatgtgaacttctgacccactggaattgtgatacaattaattataagtgaaataatctgtctgtaaacaattgttggaaaaattacttgtcatgctagatgtcctaaccgacttgccaaaactatagtttgttcacaagacatttgtggagtggttgaaaagggagttttaatgactccaacctaagtgtatgtaaacttccgacttcacctgtaagtttaaatgtgcctttaagaGTTCTAATCTAatggagttaaaaaaaaaaaaaattaatctcCCCTGCTTAGGGAGCCTTTGTCATTGAACCTGCAGAGCAAGAAGCTGGCCTTGGACATCCAGGGAACAACAACAACCTCCATTTCTAAGAAAGGCTGCTACTGGTGAGGCCTGCTCTCTGACTTAGTCAGTAAGTGCTCCTCAGCAAACCCTGTCCTTGTTGGACATGGGCAATGATGGTGCCATAGTGACTCAAAATATATCCTGACAGAGCTCCCCATCTATTGGAGCCTGTCTCTGCAACTGACACACAAGGGCAATTAATGCACCTTCATTTATATACACATTGCCTCCTGTAAAATGTTATTGTTTGTTTTAGCATGGCTTATGTGGCCCACTCTGGGATGGCTGCAGATGAATTAGCAGAGAATATTGATTCAGCTGTCAGCACCATCGTGACAAAACTACGGGTTAGGTGAGTTTACTGCCAGGATGTCTTCCTGATCTCCCTAATCAATTGTACCCCGTCAACACAGATATTTAAACTTTTATTATACGTTAAATGGTCAGGTATACTCAATTTTATTAATGCTAAAGAAATGTGTGGGCCCAGTCTGAAAATCACCTTTGATATCTCTGTTGTCTGGGGTGAGATTACAGGGCCTATAGTACTGTGGTACGTTAAGCTTATTGCCTGCTCTGTATAGCAGTGTGATTAAACCCATGTGCCTACAATCCTGACAAAGAAAGGCCTTTAACAAGTGGCCGCAATCTGAGTGATACGATACACAGGGTAGAAATGGCCGTAACATTGAAAATGTTTTCTTCACAGAAATAGTTTTGACCTGAATGTATGAGTCTTTGTGTTCTTCGTGTATAAAGTGTTGTCTCTTTTGCAGAAAGGACCGTTGATAAAGGTCATCCACTTGAAAAGCCAATCAGTGGCTCTGACCATCTACACCTCTAACCTGAGTAACATGACCATTATAGatgaaacacagaaacagacccgCGCAGCCATGGATGCCAAGGTAGGACTGCTACACACAAATGCTTGTAAATTGCTTTGGAAGATTATATTATTTGATCAATGACCTATTTTTGTCAAATTAAAGGACTCGTCTTTGCACTGGTTCGGAACCTGTTTTACACTATTAATTTTGGTTTAAATCCAGTGCTATATGAAACCCATTCCAGTGAGGCAGGGGAGCAGTCTCCATTTAGTGctgtctccctgttcactctctggGAACATCAACATAGCTCTTAGTGCCACATATGGACTATTGAGGTCAATTGCAGACCTCTCTATTATTTACATGCATATGTACATACATGCAGTACCAgtaaaagttgacacacctactcaaggtTAAATAAACCTAAAgggtttattttttactattttctagattgtagaacaatagtgaagacatcaaaactatgaaataacacacatggaatcatgtcgtaaccaaatgttaattaacttcttgacgctactcATCCCTGTCGCGGGATCATTTTAGTCAGCagccgctgaatagcatagcgccacagtcaaataatattgctagaaaatattcatattcatgaaatcacaagtgaaatatattgaaacacagcttagccttttgttaatcaccctgtcatctcagattttgaaattatgctttacagccaaagcaagacaagcatttgtgtaagtttatcgatagcatagcattatgcctagctagcagcaggcaacctggtcacaaaaaacagaaaagcaatctaattaaatcgtttacctttgatgagctttggatgttttcactcacgagactcctagttagatagcaaatgttccttttttccgaaaatattatttttgtagccgaaataactccgttagttcttcacgtttggctgggaattcgaccggaaattgcggtcacgacaacgccgaaaaatattccaaattagctccataatatcgacagaaacatggtaaaatgttgtttataatcaaccctcaaggtgtttttcaaatatctatttgataatatatcaaccgggacagctgTATTTTCCCTAAGACCGGGAGGAAAAATAGCTACCTCTGTCTATTACGCAATAAttactctgagagccctcagccggacacttacgcaatgtagtcgtttacgctcattcttcaacataaaggcgtgaaactacgtcaaaatgctgtagacaccttggggaatacgtagaaaaaggaatctggttgatagcccattcactgctcaatagggactcatcagaacgcagagctttcaaaacatgagtcacttcctgattggatttttctcaggctttcacctgcaatatcagttctgttatactcacaaacaatatttttacagttttggaaacttgagtgttttctatcctaagctgtgaattatatgcatattctagcatcttgtcctgacaaaatagcccgtttactttgggaacgttatttttccaaaaatgaaaatagtgccccctagtttcaacaggttttaaacaaatgaaaatattttatatttgagattcttccaagtagccaccctttgccttgacagctttgcacattcttgacattctctcaaccagcttcatgaggtagtcacctggaatgcatttcaattaacagctgtgccttctTAAAGCttaagttgtggaatttctttccttaatgcatttgagccgatcagttgtgttgtgacacggtaggggtggtatacagaaggtagccctatttggtaaaagacccaagtccatattatggcaagaccagctcaaataagcaaagagaaacgacagtccatcaatactttaaaacatgaaggtcagtcaatatggaacatttcatgaactttgaaagtatcttcaagtgcagtcgctgtgatgaaactggctctcatgaggactggaACGGAAGACCCAAGACCCAtctgctgcataggataagttcatgagagttaactgcacctcagattgctgcccaaataaatacttcagagttcatgtaacagatacatctcaacatcaactgttcaaattgctgcaaagaaaccactactaaagggcaccaataagaagagactttcttgggccaagaaacacgagcaatggaaatCCTTTGGTCAGTCCAAATaggagatttttagttccaaccaccgtgtctttgtgatgcagagtaggtgaatggatctCCGCGTGTCGTTCCCCTCGGGAGGCATGGACGAGGAGGCGTGAGGTGCTTTGCTGTTTGCtgttttgaatccaaaataggaTACCTATGTGATACATATACGTACTACtacaataagcctgactaaccggtgtctgtatatagccttgctactcttattttcaaatgtcttcttactgttttatttctttacttacacacacacacacaccttctcactATTGGTtagtctgtaagtaagcatttcactgtaaggtctacctacatctgttgtattcggcgcacgtgacaaactttaatttgatttattcagggatgaagtggagatggagctgggcctggcttaagctggatgccactatagaAATGAATGGAACACCACACTTTTTCAATAAAACGTGGTATGCCAGATGTactctgcctgaaagagatcaattATGCCAGCAAAGGGTATCTTgctctgctggcacattgtagaacagatgtccacaggcagaaagtaTTCAATGTAATGTGTAGCCCAAAGATATAGATTTTTGTGTTGAATTTGACCGTAACGTGTGTAAGGGGGGGTTATTTTTTACACGAGACACAACTCATCCAGGCATATCCCTTTGTCTTTCTTTAGGTGATCCTTTACAAGACACTGAGGACTGAGTACAAGCCCTTTGAAGCCAAACGACGGCTGCTGGGGAACTTTGACATGTTTCTTTCAGACGACCGCATTCGCCGCCTGCTGTCCTCGCACATCGGCAAGCACTTCTACGAGAGAAAGAAGTAAGCTTGTAAATATTGTTGGTTGATCACCTTGCCTATTTTAGTCAAATGAAATCTATTTAAAGACTCATTTTTGCACTGGTTCGGAACCTGGTTCACTCTCAGTATGAATTTTGGTTTAACTCCATTGCTATATGAAACTCATTCCAGTGAGGCAGGGGAGTGGTATCCTTTTTGTGctgtctccctgttcactctctggGAACATCAACATAGCCCCTAGTGCTGTTCCCTGGTTTTGAAATACATGTCCTCTtatacagtcggaagtttacatacaccatagccaaatacatttaaactcagtttttcacaattcctgacatttaatcctagtaaaaattccctgtcttaggtcaccactttatttgaagaatgtgaaatgtcagaatgatagtggtttatttctttcatcacagtcccagtggttcagaagtttacatacactcaattagtatttggtagcattgcctttcaattgtttaacttgggtcaaatgtttcgggtagccttccacaagcttcccacaataagttgggtgaattttggcccattcctcctgacagagctgctgtaactgagtcaggtttgtaggcctccttgctcacacatactttttctataggattgaggtcagggctttctgatgtccactccaataccttgactttgagtCCTTCGGCCATttggccacaactttggaagtatgcttggggtcattgtccatttggaagactcatttgcgaccaagctttaacttcctgactgatgtcttgagatgttgcttcaatatatccacatcattttcctccctcatggtgccatctattttgtgaacagttctatttttgtttgatcagaccagaggacatctctccaaaaagtacgatctttgtcccatgtgcagttgcaaaccgtagtctggcttttttatggtggttttggagcagtggcttcttccttgctgagcggcctttcctgTTGTCGATATAGaattagttttactgtggatatagatacttttgtacctgtttcctccagcatcttcaaaagatcctttgctgctgttctgggattgatttgcaccaaagtacgttcatctattggagacagaacgggtctccttcctgagcggtatgacggctgcctggtcccatggtgtttatgcttgcttactattgtttgtacagatgaacgtggtaccttcaggtgtttggaaattgctccccaaggatgaaccagatttgtggaggtctacaattgtttttctgaggtcttggctgatttcttttgattttcccatgatgtcaagcaaataggcactgattttgaaggtaggccttgaaatacatccacaggtacacctccaattgactcaaatgatgtcagttagtctatcagaagcttctaaagccatgacaccattttctggaattttccaagctgttgaaaggcacagtcaacttagtgtatgtgaacttctgacccactgggattgtgatacaattaattataagtgaaataatctgtctgtaaacaattgttggaaaaattacttgtcatgctagatgtcctaaccgacttgccaaaactatagtttgttcacaagacatttgtggagtggttgaaaagggagttttaatgactccaacctaagtgtatgtaaacttccgacttcacctgtaagtttaaatgtgcctttaagaGTTCTAATCTAATGGagttaaaaaatttttttttttatctcccctGCTTAGGGAGCCTTTGTCATTGAACCTGCAGAGCAAGAAGCTGGCCTTGGACATCCAGGGAACAACAACAACCTCCATTTCTAAGAAAGGCTGCTACTGGTGAGGCCTGCTCTCTGACTTAGTCAGTAAGTGCTCCTCAGCAAACCCTGTCCTTGTTGGACATGGGCAATGATGGTGCCATAGTGACTCAAAATATATCCTGACAGAGCTCCCCATCTATTGGAGCCTGTCTCTGCAACTGACACACAAGGGCAATTAATGCACCTTCATTTATATACACATTGCCTCCTGTAAAATGTTATTGTTTGTTTTAGCATGGCTTATGTGGCCCACTCTGGGATGGCTGCAGATGAATTAGCAGAGAATATTGATTCAGCTGTCAGCACCATCGTGACAAAACTACGGGTTAGGTGAGTTTACTGCCAGGATGTCTTCCTGATCTCCCTAATCAATTGTACCCCGTCAACACAGATATTTAAACTTTTATTATACGTTAAATGGTCAGGTATACTCAATTTTATTAATGCTAAAGAAATGTGTGGGCCCAGTCTGAAAATCACCTTTGATATCTCTGTTGTCTGGGGTGAGATTACAGGGCCTATAGTACTGTGGTACGTTAAGCTTATTGCCTGCTCTGTATAGCAGTGTGATTAAACCCATGTGCCTACAATCCTGACAAAGAAAGGCCTTTAACAAGTGGCCGCAATCTGAGTGATACGATACACAGGGTAGAAATGGCCGTAACATTGAAAATGTTTTCTTCACAGAAATAGTTTTGACCTGAATGTATGAGTCTTTGTGTTCTTCGTGTATAAAGTGTTGTCTCTTTTGCAGAAAGGACCGTTGATAAAGGTCATCCACTTGAAAAGCCAATCAGTGGCTCTGACCATCTACACCTCTAACCTGAGTAACATGACCATTATAGatgaaacacagaaacagacccgCGCAGCCATGGATGCCAAGGTAGGACTGCTACACACAAATGCTTGTAAATTGCTTTGGAAGATTATATTATTTGATCAATGACCTATTTTTGTCAAATTAAAGGACTCGTCTTTGCACTGGTTCGGAACCTGTTTTACACTATTAATTTTGGTTTAAATCCAGTGCTATATGAAACCCATTCCAGTGAGGCAGGGGAGCAGTCTCCATTTAGTGctgtctccctgttcactctctggGAACATCAACATAGCTCTTAGTGCCACATATGGACTATTGAGGTCAATTGCAGACCTCTCTATTATTTACATGCATATGTACATACATGCAGTACCAgtaaaagttgacacacctactcaaggtTAAATAAACCTAAAgggtttattttttactattttctagattgtagaacaatagtgaagacatcaaaactatgaaataacacacatggaatcatgtcgtaaccaaatgttaattaacttcttgacgctactcATCCCTGTCGCGGGATCATTTTAGTCAGCagccgctgaatagcatagcgccacagtcaaataatattgctagaaaatattcatattcatgaaatcacaagtgaaatatattgaaacacagcttagccttttgttaatcaccctgtcatctcagattttgaaattatgctttacagccaaagcaagacaagcatttgtgtaagtttatcgatagcatagcattatgcctagctagcagcaggcaacctggtcacaaaaaacagaaaagcaatctaattaaatcgtttacctttgatgagctttggatgttttcactcacgagactcctagttagatagcaaatgttccttttttccgaaaatattatttttgtagccgaaataactccgttagttcttcacgtttggctgggaattcgaccggaaattgcggtcacgacaacgccgaaaaatattccaaattagctccataatatcgacagaaacatggtaaaatgttgtttataatcaaccctcaaggtgtttttcaaatatctatttgataatatatcaaccgggacagctgTATTTTCCCTAAGACCGGGAGGAAAAATAGCTACCTCTGTCTATTACGCAATAATTACTCTGAGCCCTCAGCCggacacttacgcaatgtagtcgtttacgctcattcttcaacataaaggcgtgaaactacgtcaaaatgctgtagacaccttggggaatacgtagaaaaaggaatctggttgatagcccattcactgctcaatagggactcatcagaacgcagagctttcaaaacatgagtcacttcctgattggatttttctcaggctttcacctgcaatatcagttctgttatactcacaaacaatatttttacagttttggaaacttgagtgttttctatcctaagctgtgaattatatgcatattctagcatcttgtcctgacaaaatagcccgtttactttgggaacgttatttttccaaaaatgaaaatagtgccccctagtttcaacaggttttaaacaaatgaaaatattttatatttgagattcttccaagtagccacc carries:
- the LOC139377140 gene encoding ribosomal L1 domain-containing protein 1-like, with product MTIIDETQKQTRAAMDAKVILYKTLRTEYKPFEAKRRLLGNFDMFLSDDRIRRLLSSHIGKHFYERKKEPLSLNLQSKKLALDIQGTTTTSISKKGCYCMAYVAHSGMAADELAENIDSAVSTIVTKLRKGPLIKVIHLKSQSVALTIYTSNLSNMTIIDETQKQTRAAMDAKVILYKTLRTEYKPFEAKRRLLGNFDMFLSDDRIRRLLSSHIGKHFYERKKEPLSLNLQSKKLALDIQGTTTTSISKKGCYCMAYVAHSGMAADELAENIDSAVSTIVTKLRVRKDR